In the Arachis ipaensis cultivar K30076 chromosome B10, Araip1.1, whole genome shotgun sequence genome, one interval contains:
- the LOC107622098 gene encoding probable serine/threonine-protein kinase At1g54610, whose amino-acid sequence MGCVFGRLMVDSPPRKQVKSKRRHGHHGNKAMTKKGSRKHHPSKYADMKRESRRQSVKENNNNNNIKNNLSGAVEQQVLRGGKESLAAPKEEKKIEREDDDEEKNIAGYEFVDGWPKWLVDNIPRYVLDTLVPKSADSYIKLGKVGCGTYSNVYKARDKRSGKIVALKKVRFDTSDPESIKFMAREIMILHTLDHPNVIKLEGVATSRMQYSIYLVFEFMHADLTRIIARPAVRLTEPQIKCYMQQLLCGLQYCHEKGVIHRDIKSSNLLVDTRGVLKIADFGLAHSFDIKSNGPLTNKVVTLWYRAPELLLGSTNYGFGVDLWSAGCLLAEMFVGRPIMPGRTEVEQLHMIFKLCGSPSDNYYRKLKLTSSHRPSQRYRPNYNGNFPNLPSSFLHLLATLLDLDPSHRGTAASALRSEFFNSSPLPCDPSDLPAIYNNNNDEDERIHQKRRRHRVPKRGQVSQPNTNHVSQLEKNNQTAEHFKRDSESSTKEDKKEQEKQGQETGTVSSSSTSSSSKNIMNMNNASSTTSSIFSSNGKTEAHPNYALLHPYVIGVINHNNKNEANNESHQRKTLSALDLRFDTEKLSNLSE is encoded by the exons ATGGGATGTGTCTTCGGCCGGTTAATGGTCGATTCTCCACCTCGCAAACAGGTCAAGTCTAAGCGGCGTCACGGTCACCATGGCAACAAAGCTATGACCAAGAAAGGTTCAAGGAAACATCATCCTTCTAAGTATGCGGATATGAAAAGGGAGAGTAGGAGACAGAGTGTGAaggagaataataataataataatattaagaaTAATTTATCCGGAGCAGTTGAACAGCAGGTTTTGCGAGGTGGAAAAGAAAGTTTGGCTGCTcccaaagaagagaagaagattgaGAGAGAAGACGATGATGAAGAGAAGAATATTGCAGGATATGAATTTGTTGATGGATGGCCAAAGTGGCTGGTTGATAATATCCCAAGATATGTTCTTGATACTCTTGTTCCAAAGAGTGCTGATTCCTATATAAAACTGGGAAAG GTAGGATGTGGAACATATAGCAATGTGTACAAAGCAAGAGATAAGCGAAGTGGGAAGATTGTTGCTTTGAAGAAAGTGAGGTTTGACACATCTGATCCTGAGAGTATAAAGTTTATGGCGAGAGAGATTATGATACTTCACACATTAGATCATCCGAATGTGATCAAGCTTGAAGGAGTAGCAACATCAAGAATGCAATACAGTATATATTTGGTTTTTGAGTTCATGCATGCTGACCTTACACGAATTATAGCCCGACCGGCGGTGAGACTAACTGAACCACAG ATAAAGTGTTACATGCAACAACTGCTTTGTGGGCTCCAATACTGTCACGAAAAGGGTGTTATCCACCGAGATATTAAATCTTCAAACTTGTTAGTAGACACAAGAGGGGTGCTGAAAATTGCAGATTTTGGTCTTGCACATTCTTTTGACATCAAATCCAATGGCCCTCTTACAAATAAAGTGGTGACTCTTTGGTATAGAGCTCCTGAACTTCTCTTAGGTTCAACTAATTATGGATTTGGAGTTGATCTCTGGAGTGCTGGATGCCTATTGGCTGAAATGTTCGTTGGAAGACCGATAATGCCGGGAAGAACAgag GTTGAACAGCTTCACATGATCTTCAAACTTTGTGGTTCTCCTTCAGATAATTACTATAGAAAACTGAAGTTAACAAGCAGCCATCGTCCGTCACAACGTTACAGACCTAACTATAACGGAAACTTCCCGAACCTTCCTTCGTCTTTCCTTCATCTCTTGGCCACGCTTCTTGATCTTGACCCTTCACACCGTGGCACCGCTGCCTCTGCTCTTCGAAGTGAA TTTTTCAATTCAAGTCCGTTACCGTGCGACCCTTCAGACTTACCAGCAAtctacaataataataatgatgaggaTGAACGAATTCATCAAAAGAGACGTAG ACACAGGGTTCCGAAAAGAGGGCAAGTGTCTCAACCCAATACAAATCATGTTAGTCAATTGGAAAAGAACAACCAAACAGCTGAACATTTCAAGAGAGATTCAGAATCGTCCACCAAAGAG GATAAGAAAGAACAAGAGAAGCAGGGGCAAGAAACAGGCACTGTTAGTTCAAGCAGCACATCATCGAGCTCCAAAAATATTATGAACATGAATAATGCATcctcaacaacatcatcaattttCTCTAGTAATGGCAAAACTGAAGCACATCCCAATTATGCTCTCTTACACCCATATGTGATTGGAGTGATCAATCATAATAATAAGAACGAAGCCAATAATGAATCCCACCAACGTAAGACCCTCTCAGCATTGGATCTAAGATTTGATACAGAGAAGCTATCAAATCTTTCTGAATAG